AGGGCCTCATCGAGAAGGGCATCGCCGAGGGAGCGACGGTGGTGGCCGGCGGCCCGGGCCGTCCTGAGGGCCTCGACACCGGCTACTACGTGCGCCCCACGGTGTTCGCCGACGTGAACAACGACATGACGATCGCCCGCGAGGAGATCTTCGGACCGGTGCTGTGCATCCTGGGCTACGATGACCTGGACCAGGCCGTCGAGATCGGCAACGACACCGACTACGGCCTCTACGGCTATGTCTCCGGCGCCGACCTGGACCAGGCGCGTGCCCTGGCCCGGCGCATCCGTGCCGGCGCGGTCGCCATCAACCACGCGTTCGACATCAAGGCCCCCTTCGGTGGATACAAAACCAGTGGCAACGGCCGGGAGTGGGGCGAAGAGGGTTTCGCCGACTTCTTGGAGACCAAGGCGATTCTCGGGTACGCGCCGGTGGGCACCGGGGAGTAGGTCGGACCCGGCTGTCTCGCACTAGCATCGGCACCCATGCGGGTGCTGGTGCAGCGGGTGACGTCGGCGTCGGTCTCGGTGGGCGGCGAGGTGGTCGGGGAAATCCGGCCGTCCGGCCAGGGTCTGCTGGCCCTGGTCGGCGTCACCCATTCCGACACCGACGCCATCGCCCGCCGGCTCGCCGAAAAGCTGTGGCAGTTGCGGATTCTCGACGACGAACGGTCCGCGGCCGACACCGGCGCACCGATCCTGGTGATCAGCCAGTTCACCCTGTACGCCAACACCGTGAAGGGGCGCAGGCCGACCTGGAACGCGGCTGCACCGGGCGCCGTCGCCGAGCCGCTCGTCACGGCCTTCGCCGATGCGCTGCGGGAGCTGGGCGCCCACGTCGAAACCGGCGTGTTCGGTGCCGACATGGCGGTGACGTTGGTCAACGACGGCCCGGTCACGGTGCTGCTGGAGCTGTGACCGCGCTGCGGTGGCGCTGGGCGCCGGTCAGGAATCCTGTTGGCGCAGAGCCTGATAGGCGTGGCGACCTCGGGCGAATGTCGCGGTGTCGCCACCTTGATGACGATGATGGGCGTGGTGGGTGCTGTGGGACGAGGATTTTTTCCCGGGCCTTTCCGGGTGCCTCGTTCATGACCCCGTTTCTCTCTGCCGAGACTGGCGGTCGGCTGACCGTGCGGGGACCCGGAGATGCCGAGCCGTGCCCGTCGGCGATCGCGGTGGAAATCTGATCCGAGCCACCGGGCAGAAGTGGTTGACTGGCAGCTGACGCACGGCAGGACGGAGGTCGACCAATCGACGGCGAGGCGGAGCATACGGACGCCGGCGTCCCCGACGACGTCCGGCACACGGTGATGAAAGCCGCCTACGACGAGCTGACCCGGTGGGGCTTGGAGCGATTCGACATTCCGACGATGTGCTCTCGGCACAAGATCGACGAATCGCTGGTCACCAAATACTGGGGAGACGGCAGTCGGCTCGCCCTCGAGGCGCTCTTGTTCTGGAGCAACGATGTCCTCACCGCACCCGACACCGGGTCACTGCGCACCGATCTGCAGGCCCTGGCCACGGTGGTGGCCCAACAGGTCAACGACACGGTCGGTCGCAGTCTGCTGAGGGCGTTGGTGGTCGACGACCGCGCCGCTTTCGCAGACGACACCCGGATGGCGTTCTGGATGCGGCGGTTCGCGAGTATCCGCTCGGTGTTCGACCGCGCCGCCGCGCGCGGCGAGCTGCGAGACGGTGTCGACACGATCGCCGCGATGCAACTCGTTCTCGCCCCGATCAACGTGCGCGCCCTCTACACCCGGGAACCGATCGCCGAGCACTACTGCGCCGCGATCGCCGACCTGGCGTGGCATGCCGTTGCGAAGCGGTGACCTAGCCGCGCATCAGCGGAATCGCCGCGAGGCACGCGGACTTCCCCAAACTCCAAGAACCACAGGGCTTCCCGACGTCCGGTATCCTTGCCCTCCCCGGGCTGCGGCGTTCTGCTGGCCCAATGCCGAGGGTGAGGGGGAGGCGGTGACCGAGACGGGCGACGGGCCGTCGGCAGCCGACGTCGACGCGGTGTTGCGCGCCTGCCGCGCACTGGTCGGCATCGCGGCCGCCTCGATAGCCGAAATCTCCGACGTGGTCACGGTGCCGCAGCTTCGGGTGCTGGTGATGATCGACACCCGCGGCCCACTCAATCTCGCCTCGGTGGCGGCAGCGCTGGAGATCAGCCCGTCCAACGCCAGCCGGATCTGCGAACGGCTGATCAAAGCCGGGTTCCTGCACCGGCAGGATTCCGCAGCGGACCGGCGCAACATCTCACTGTCCCTGACCACCGAGGGCAGGCAGCTGGTTCGCAAGGTCACCCGCCACCGGCGCCGCGCCATCACCCGCGTCCTGAGCACCATGAACGGCACGGAGCGCGACTCCGTCATCACCTCGCTGGACGCTTTCGCGGCCGCCGCCGGTGAACCTGCCGACGACGTCGGGCTCCGTTTGGTGTGGCCGCCGGCCTGACACGACCGATTTGTTACCGGTCCGCGCTCTGGCGTGCACATCGGACGTGAGAACGTAGACCTCTATGCAATCCCACAGCTTCGTCACCTATGAGGAATTCGGGCGCCGGTTCTTCGAAATCGCGGTGACCGAGGAGCGGGTGGCTGCCGCGTTCGCCGAGATCGCCGGCGGCGAATTCGAGATGGGCCCGATGGCCCAGGGGCCTGGTGGCCTGGCCAAGGTCACCGCCAAAGTGAAGATCCAACAGCCGACCGCCCGGCGCAGCGTCGGCGAGACCATCACGTTCAACGTGCGCATCCCGCTGGTGATCGAGCTGATCGTGGACCTGCGGGTCGACAAGCAGCGGTTCAAGGTCGACGGCGACATCGCGCTGCGGGCTACCGCCCGGGCGGCCGAACCCCTAACCCTGGTCATCGACGTCGCCAAGCCGCGGCCCTCGGACATCGCGGTGCACGTGACGTCGAAATCGGTGCGCGGCGAGATCCTGCGGATCGTGGCCGGCGTGGACACCGAGATCCGCCGCTTCGTCGCGGCATACGTGGCCGACGAGATCGACAGCCCGGCCTCGCAGCAGGCGAAGGTCATCGATGTCGAAGAGGCTGTTGCCTCGGCCTGGGACTGAGCCGGCCGAATTGCCGGTCTACGCGACCACCACCCGTCGGGTCGGCCCGCCGCAGCCGGATTAACGGTGTCTTAACGAAATCTTGCGCAAATCGGGTAACCCCATGCGATGGACGGGTTGAGTGGACGGCGATGACCGCCGTCGATGTCGAGCCCGAAGCGCCGCAGCGCGGTCTGGACCCTGGAAGCAACCGGCTCACGCTGATACGTCGCATCGCCATCGGAATCTGGCTCGCGGGTATCGTATTGTGGACTGCCACAAATGGTTTGGCGATCAATCGCGAGCTCGTGCTGCTCTACGTATGCTCCGGGCTGCTGGCCGCCAGCATCGGGCGGCGCCAGGTGTTGCTGATCGTGCGCGATTGGCTGCCCTTCGCCGTGGTGCTGATCGTCTACGACCTGAGCAGGCGAGCGGCCGGGCTTATCGGCACCCCCACCCAGTGGCTGTGGCAGCCGGAGGTGGACCGCCTGATGTTCGGCGCGGTGCCCACCGTGTGGCTTCAGGAACACCTCAAGATGCCGTCCCCGCCCTGGTGGGAGGTGGTGATCAGCACGGTCTACATCTCGTTCTTCATCCTCCCGTACGTGGTGGCGGGCGTGCTGTGGCTGCGCGACCGGGCCGAGTGGAAGGCATTCGTCCGCCGTTTCCTGGTGCTGTCGTTCGCGGCGCTGGCCATCTACGCGGTGCTGCCCGCCGCGCCGCCCTGGGCGGCGGCCCGCTGCGAGCCGGCCGACGTGGCCGGCGGTCCGTCCGCGCCGCCGTGCATGTTCAGCCCGGTGCCGCCCGCCGATGGCGGGCTGCTGGGGCCGGTGATCAGCCAGCATCCGGGCGCCAATGACGTCGTGGAGCGGATCTCCGGCCGGGGCTTCGAGATGCTGCATCTGGGCGTGGCCCGCGCGCTGCTCGACGAGGGTCAGGCCAGCGTCAACCTGGTCGCCGCCATTCCGTCGCTGCACGCCGGCCTGTCGGCGATGATCGCGGCCTTCCTGTGGGGCGGGTTGCCCGGCGCTGGCGGCCACTGCTGGCCGGCTACGTGATGGTCATGGCCTTCACGCTGGTCTACGCGGCCGAGCACTACGTGGTCGATCTGCTGCTCGGCTGGGCGCTGGCCGCCCTGACGGTGCTGGCGGTCCGCCGCTACGAGCGCCGCCGGCTAGCCGCGGCGGGACCGCCCGGTGAAGTTGAGTGGCCGCCCGACGGCACTGAGCTGGGTGAGGACGTCCTCGACCCGCGCCCTGGGCACCTCGGCCCGCCACTGCGGGAGGCTACCCGTCAGCTGTAACGAGCTGGGCCCCAACGACAGACTGGTCAGGGTCAGGCCGCTGGCCAGTTCCGGGAGCCGCACCGGATAGGACGGCAACCGGGTCGGCAACGCCCACCGACGCCGAGTGGTGCGCAGCGCCCGCGGATGCAACCACAACGTGGAGCCGTCCAACTCCACGTCCACCTCCACACTGCCCAGCCGGGGGTGGCGAGTCCAGCGCAACCGCGCTATGCCGTCGTCATCGACATGGCCCGACAACCGCGGCAGCGACTCGGCGAACACCGCGTTGAGGGCCTGGGTGGAGACGACCATCGTCACGTCGACCGGTGCGGCCACCAGTACCGGTGGAACCCCCGGCTTCAAGTGCACATTGTGCAGAACCATCGTGGCACCCTCGAAATGGTGGTTGCCCCAACGGATGTCGGTCGCGGCTATCCGGACGTCGTTCAGCTGGCCGACGGCGAGGCCACGAACATCGAGGCGCGAGTTGAATTCGGTGACGGTCAGCGTGACGTCCCCGCCGTCGAGGCGCACGGTCATCGTGCGGCCGACCACCAACCGCCTGACGGTCATGAACAGGGTGCGGTACGCCATCGCCGCCCCGGTGCTCACCGGGAAGGTCGCCGCCGACGACCACACCGAGGACAGCAGACCCAGCGAACGTGCCATAGGGCTACCCATCCTGCTCGGTCGGCACGGCGCGGCGCAACAGTCCCAACCCTGAGTTTGCATTCGGCGGGCGAGGGTATAACTGGCCCGATGACGTCGGTTGTGGTGGTGGGAAGCGGCTTCACCGGGTTCGAGTGCGCGCGGCGACTGCAGCGGCGCCTGCACCGGCACCACGCGGATGTGCAGATCACCCTCATTTCGCCGATCGACTACATGCTCTACACACCGCTGCTGCCCGACGTGGCCGGCGGCCTGGTCGATGCGCGGTTCGTCTCCATCCCGCTGGCCGGATCCCTTCCCGGGGTCAGGGTGATCCGCGGGCGCGTCGACACAGCGGACCTGGCAGCGCACACGCTCGGCTACACCGATCCCGAGGGGCGAACCCACGAGCTGGCCTGGGATCGGCTGGTGCTCACGCCCGGCTCGGTGACCCGCCTTTTCGACATTCCCGGCCTGGCCACCTACGCCCGCGGGCTCAAGTCGATCGCCGAGGCGCTCTACCTGCGTGACCACGTCCTCGAGCAGCTGGAACTGGCCGGTATCGACGCCGACCCCGCAGTGGCCGCGGGCCGACGCACCGTCGTGGTGGTGGGCGCGTCGTATTCGGGCACCGAACTGGTCCTCCAGCTCCGGGCGCTGGCCGATGCCGCGGCCCGCCAGATGGGATTCGACCCGGAATCGGTGCGCTTCCTGCTGCTGGACCTGGCCGAACAGGTGATGCCCGAAGTGGGCGAGAAACTCGGCAAGGCCGCGAGGAAAGTCCTGCACGAACGCGGCGTCGACGTACGGCTGGGCTTGACATTGACGGAAGTGCACGCCGATCACGTTGTGCTCAGCGATGATTCGCGGGTCGACACCCGGACGGTGGCGTGGGTGACCGGGGTGACCGCCGCACCGCTGATCGAGACACTCGGCCTGCCGACCGAGAGGGGCCGGCTGACGGTCGGCGCGGACCTGCGGGTGCCCGGCCACCCCGACGTGTTCGCCGCGGGCGACGCCGCCGCCGTCCCCGACCTGACCCAGCCCGGCACGATCACCCCGCCCACCGCCCAGCATGCGGTGCGGCAAGGAAAAGCGTTGGCGCGCAACGTTGCCGCCAGCCTGGGATTCGGCACCCCCAAGGATTACCGGCATCGCAACATGGGTTTGGTCGTCGACCTCGGCCCGCGCAAAGCCGTCGCCAACCCGCTCAACATCCAGGTCTCCGGCCTGCCTGCGAAGGCCGTCACCCGTGCCTATCACCTGTATGCGATCCCGCGCGGAGTCAACCGGTGGGCGGTCGGGCTGGCCTACCTCACCGACCTGATCTTCCCGAGGACTCTGGTGTCGATGGGACTTGCCAGCCAGGAGGACGCCCAGTTCTCGACCAGCGAGGGCATTCCGATGCTCAAGGCCGACTGACTACAGATCCAGCGTCAGGTGGCCGCCCTCGGGAGCGCGTGACACACACGTCAGCATCATCCCCTGGGCCCGCTCGGGTTCGGTGAGAAGCGTATCTCGATGCTGCACAACACCATTGACGACGCGGGTGCGGCAGGTGCCGCAGAATCCCTGCTGGCAGGAGTACGGCGCCGCCACCTGCTCGCGCTGCAGCGCCGACAGCAGCGTCTCCTCGGGCCGCACCGTCACCGTGGCACCCGTCGAGGCCACCGTCGCGGTGAACGTCGTGCCGTCGACCACCGGTGGGGCGGCAAACCGCTCGAAATGCAGTTCGACGTCGCCGCGGCCGCTCAGCGCCGCCCGAACGGCGGTGAGCATCGGGGCCGGACCGCAGGTGTACACGCCTGCGCCATCCGGGCAATCGCCCAAAAGTTCAGCAGCGGTGGGGATTCCGTGTTCATCGTCGGTGCGGATCTGCACCCGGTCACCGAACCTGCGCAGCTCGTCGAGGAACGGGATGGACTCGTGACTGCGTCCGGCGTAGATCATCGACCAGTCGACACCCAGCCGCTGCGCCAGACCCAGCATCGGCAGGATCGGGGTGATGCCGATACCGCCGGCGATGAACCGCAGCTGCCGGGCGGGGGAGCCGTAGCCGGGAACGGTGAGCGGGAACGCATTTCGCGGGCCACCGGTGGTCACCGTCGCGCCGAGTCCGAGGCCATGCACCTCGATCGACCCGCCGCCACCGTCGGGAATGCGCCGCACCGCGATCCGGTAACTGGTGGGCACAGCGGGGTCGCCGCACAGCGAGTACTGCCGAACACGCCCACTGGGCAGCCGGATGTCCACATGCGCGCCGGGATGCCATGCCGGTAGCGCCCGTCGATCCGGCGCCGCCAGCGTGAGTGCCACCACGTTCTGATCCCGTGCGACCACACGGCGGTCGACGACCTGCAGCGTGAACGTGCGCTCGCGGGCCCGCGGCATCGCCGGGCGTCGCACCGCGCCGCTGATCGCCCACAGCGCCGTGATCGACGCATCGGTGAGGCGCAGCAACGGGTCGTGGCGAGTACGGCCCGATGCGCTCGGCGGCGCGGGCCGCAGCCGGGGCAGTCGCATCACAGGTGCGCGGCGCGGGCGGCCGGCGAACTGGCCAGGTAGGCGACCGCCTGCGCGGTGGACCCGACGTCCTCGGGCGAATAGTTCGGCCGGAAATAGGTCAGCGTCGTCGTGCCGAAGAGCTTGCGGTACTTGGGCAACAGGCCGCGTTTGGAGTCGTCGGCCCGCAGCTTCTGCATTCGCCACCAGCTCATGTCCAGGCTGGGGTCCGTCCGGCACAGAAACCAGGCGCCGCGGTTGAAGAAGCCGGCCATCAGTGTTGCCGCGATGGCCATCGAGCGGATCCGGTCGAGATAGCTGTCGTGGAAGTAGACCGCGACGTCGTGCGCAACGTTGCGGTGCTCGACCTCTTCGCTGCCGTGCCAGCGGAACACGTCGACCAGGGTGGGGTCGGCGCCGTAGTCGTCCCAGGCGCAGTTCAGCGCGAAGTCGCCCAGCACCGCGGTGTAGTGCTCGATCGCCGCGATCAGCCACAGGCGATCGCAGAGATTGTTCAGCCGCTTCCGTGGGTCAGCCGACGTGCTCGGCGAGAGCACCTGACCGAACACGTAGTCGAGCTGGCGCAGGATCGGCTCGGGGTCCACGCCGCGCGCCACCATCAGCTCCTGCAGGACCTTGTCGTGGGTGTCGGCGTGGGTGGCCTCCTGGCCGATGAACCCGCGCATGTCCTCGGCCAGCCGCGGATCCTTCACCAGCGGGAGCGCCTCATTGTAGGCGTCGACGAACCAGCGCTCGGCGACCGGGAGGACGATGTTGAGCAGCCCGACCATGTGCGATGCGACGGGATGGCCTGGAATCCAGTGCAACGGCGCGCCGGACACGTCGAAGGCGACCTTGCGGGCCTGGATCTGCACCGGACCCGGATCGATCTCGCGTTCGAAACGGCGTGGGCGCAGCATGGGCAAACCTCCCGGCAGTGACTGCCGAGGAGTCTAGCTCGTCCCGGGGCGGGGTCAGCCGACCTGAGTCGGCGTGACGATGACGGTTCCGGGGGCACCCGGAGTCGGGCGGGAACCACCGTCGGACGGGATCTGCTGGGCGGGGGCGGTACCCGGTGCGCTGGGTGCCGGCGCGTCGGGCTGGGCAGCCTTGGTGCAGTTCAGCATCAGCGACATCTTGCCGCTGGCCAGGTATTTCTGGCTCTGCACGATGCACTTGGCCTGCGGAACGTCGCTGCCCACCGAGCCGCCGAAGACCGTCGAGATGCCTTGGGCGTGCAGGATCGCGACCGCCTTGTAATACGGTTCGCCGAGGATGTTCATCGTGCCGCCGGCATTCGGGTCGGCGCTGCTGGCCCCCATGCTGAGGGCGGCTGCTGCCGAACTTGCGGCAAGCGCGCCGGCGGCCACCAGGATGAGCCTTTTCACTCCAACCTCCGTCTGTCTCTGCGGTCGAACATAGCCCAGGGAGCTTGGAGGTCGCTCTGCGAGCAGATCACACCAGCCTCTTGCGACCTCTATCGCCACAAGGGCATGGATTTGTTTCACCGGTGTGTGACTAGAACGTCTCGCGGTGCCGTTCCTGCTCGACGACGGCGTCCAGGTCGGCCAGCCGCGCCATCGACGACACCGCGCGCGCAGTGCGGTTGTTGCCGGCCAGCAGGTCCTGGTGACGGTGCACGAACGCCCAGTATCCCGCGGTGAAGGGGCATGCATCCGCTCCGATGCGGACCTTCGGGTCGAAGCTGCACGAGCGGCAGTGATCGCTCATCTTGTTCACGTAGGCACCACCGGAGGTGTACGGCTTGGTGGCGAGCAGGCCGCCGTCGGCGTGCTGGCTCATCCCGACCACATTCGTCGGCATCACCCACGCGAAGCCGTCGACGAAGGCGGTGGCGAACCACTCGGTCAGGGCCCGCGGCTGGTAACCGCGCTGCAGCGCGTGGCTGCCCAGCACCATCAGCCGCTGGATGTGGTGCGCCCAGCCGCGGTCCCGCACACCGCCGAGCGCCTGCCGCAGGCATTCGGCGGTGACCGAATCGGCGTCGAGTTCGGTCCACCAGGCCGGCAGCGGGGTCTCGGCGTCCAGGGCGTTGTTGTCCAGATAGTCCGGGCCGAAGTGCCAGTACAGGTGCCACATGTACTCCCGCCACCCCAGAATCTGGCGGATGAACCCCTCGGCGGCGGCCAGTGGGGCGTCGCCGTCCCGGTAGGCCTGCTCAGCGGCGTGCACGGCGTCCAGCGGGTGCAGCACCCCGAGATTCAGCGGCACCGACAGAAGCGAATGCGACATCGCCCAGTCACCGCCCATCATGGCGTCCTCGTAGCGGCCGAACAGCGGCAGTCGACGCTCGATGAATCTCGTCAGCGCCCGGCGTGCCTCGGCCGGGGTGACCGCGAACAGCCGCGGTCCGTCGACGCCGACCGTCGGCAGATTCATCGCATCCAGGTCGCGGCGCACCTGATCGTCGATGTCGTCTTCCCGCGGGTGGTACGGCGCGTCGACGCCGATCGAGTGACCGTTCTTGGGTGGGGACTCGCGGTTCTCGGCGTCGAAGTTCCACCGCCCGCCCACCGGCTCGGACCCGTCCATCAGCACGCTGAACCGGCGGCGCTGCTCGCGGTAGAAGTCCTCCATCCGGAACCGGCGGCGATCCCCGGCCCATTGGCGGAAGTCGTTCCGCGACAAGGCAAATCCGGGAGTGGGCAACACCTCGGCGACCACTCCGTCGCGCTGGAGACGCCGCACGAAGCGATCGGCGGCGAACGATGTCGGTTCGTGCACCAGCACCGGCCCGCCGTACTCGCGGAGCGCCTCGGTGTAGGTGTCCGCGCGTACCAGGGTTGCGCGCTCACCCAGGTCCGCTGCGGCGTGCCGCATCGCGGACAGCACCAGGTGCAGCTTCTGCCGGTGATAGCGGCGCCGTCGTAGCGCGGAGGTGGCCTCGACCAAGAACACCGGACGGTGCGCGTGTTCGCCGCCGTGGAACTCCCGCCCGAGCTGATCGGCGAACAGCCACAGCGGGGTGTCGTCAGCGCTCATCGGTTCGGTCCTACCCGCCGTTGCCGCGCAATATCTCCTCCGCACATCGCAATCGGGTATGCCCGGTTTCCTGCATGCAGACACGGACCGGGGACTCGGTCTCCGTCGGCGGAGCCGCCACGGCAGAAGTCGGCGACGACGTGACCACCGGATTGGGGATCTCGTCCTGATGCACCGACCACAGATAGCGGTTGGTGTACTGCAACTTCGTGCAGTAGGCGGTCGCCCCGTCGGCGGTGGTTCCGGTGGCGCCCGGCTCGGTGCAGTCCGAGCCGATCACCGCGGTGGGGGTCGGCTCGACGGTGACGGTGTCGGTCGCCGCGGTCGATGGTGTCGTCGTCGCGACCACCGGCGGCGGTGGCGGGACAACCGGGGTGGTCGCTGTCGTCGTGGCCGTGCGGACGTTCTGGGCGGCAACGTCCTCCCCGCGGTCGCGGCCGGCGATGAAGGCGATCGCGACACCGGCGACCAGCAGCACCGCCAGGACGGGAAGCAGGATCTTCAGCCACCGATTGTGGGACTGCGGGGACGGTTCGCCGGCGGGCGCCGCATCGGTGATCGGGGTCAGCCGGGTGGCCTCGGCGTCGGTGAGGCCGTCACCCGACACCGGGGTGGTGATGTGGTGGGCCAGGGCCCGCGCGAAGTCCACGCAGCGGTCGAACCGCTCCGCGGGATCCTTGGACAGCGCCTTGCGCAGCGCCCCGTCGAGGTTCGCAAGCTCCGGGCGGTGCTCGGCCAGGCTCGGCGGCAACGCCGACAGATGCTGGCTTATCACCACCGCGGGATTGGAATGCGGAAACGGCGGGGTGCCGGTGAGCAGGTGGTAGGCAGTGGCCGCCAGCGCATACTGGTCGGCCCGCCCGTCGAGGTCGCGGCCCATCAGCTGTTCCGGGGCGGCATACGACACCGTGCCGACCGTCATGTTGGTCTGGGTCAGCCCGCTGGCATCGTTGTCCCACCGGGCAATTCCGAAGTCCGCCAACAGGATCCGCTCCTCGCCGGAATCCTGCTTGGAGACCAGGATGTTGGCGGGCTTGACGTCGCGGTGCAGCAGATGGCGTTGGTGGGCGTAGTCCAGCGCCTCGGCGACCGCGGTGACGATGTTGAGCACCTCGGCCTGCGGCAGTCCGGTGGGGAAGTTCTTCAACAGATCGCCGGCATCGTTGCCGTCGACGAAATCCATCGCGATCCACAGCTGGCCGTCGGTTTCGCCCCGGTCGTGGACGCCGACGATGTGGGGGTGCCAGAGCGTGGCGGCGATGTCCGCCTCCCGCTCGAACCGCGCCCGGTACTCGGCATCGCTGCTCACCGAGGCCGGTAACACCTTGAGGGCGTCGCGGCGGGGGAGCCGGGGATGCTGGGCCAGGTAGACCTCACCCATCCCACCCGCGCCCAGCAATCGCAGGATCGTATAGCCCGCGAATGTCTCGCCTTCGGCCAGCGGCATGGCCTGATACTACAAATGTCCTGCCCGGGCGGGTTCGGACGCGCTGAGCGCGGCAAGCTGGTCCTCGGTGACACCGAGTACGCGAAGGCACGCGTCGGCAACGTGGCCGGCCAGCGTGCCGGGGTTCGGGTGTGGGGGCGGTGTCCACATGTTCACCAGAGACTCGACCAGACGGAACGGAAGGTCGGCCGCGTCGTCGGCGATCCCGGTCGCGACCAGAACCACGCGGCTGAGGTCGAGGTAGGCCTGGCGGAGCCGCTCGCGTTCGGTCCAGAAGGTGGCCAGTCGCGCCTCCCTGAGCTCGGGCAGAAGGTAGAGGGCGCCCAGGTTCCACTGCGCTGTCAGCAGCTGGGCGCCATCGAAGGCGGCCAGGGCGTGCAGAGTGCCTGCGGCCGAGCGGGGGTCGCCACCCTGCTCGAGGCCGGACAGGAACGTCAAAGTCGGCGTCACGGTCTGGTGCAGTAGTGCCGACAGCAGCTCGTCCTTGGTCTTGAAGTAGTGGTAGAGCGAGGCTTGCCGGATGCCGACCGCCTCGGCGATGGCCCGGGTCGAGGTGCTGGCATAGCCGCGGCTGGTGAACAGTTCCGCCGCGGCGTCGAGGATCTCGTCCCGGGCGGTCGTGCCGGGTCTGCGCCGTTCGGTCAAGCGCGGACGGCCCGCCCGCGTTGTCTCCATGGTCCGATGTTGACCTACATCACCTGCGAAAAGACAGACCCGGGGATTTTCTGTCACATGACAGAAACGCGGGATACCTATCGGTTACGCGCCGTCTTGGTTTGGTTACGCCAGCGACACCCACCGCGACGAGAGGCCCGCA
This is a stretch of genomic DNA from Mycobacterium sp. ELW1. It encodes these proteins:
- a CDS encoding serine/threonine-protein kinase codes for the protein MPLAEGETFAGYTILRLLGAGGMGEVYLAQHPRLPRRDALKVLPASVSSDAEYRARFEREADIAATLWHPHIVGVHDRGETDGQLWIAMDFVDGNDAGDLLKNFPTGLPQAEVLNIVTAVAEALDYAHQRHLLHRDVKPANILVSKQDSGEERILLADFGIARWDNDASGLTQTNMTVGTVSYAAPEQLMGRDLDGRADQYALAATAYHLLTGTPPFPHSNPAVVISQHLSALPPSLAEHRPELANLDGALRKALSKDPAERFDRCVDFARALAHHITTPVSGDGLTDAEATRLTPITDAAPAGEPSPQSHNRWLKILLPVLAVLLVAGVAIAFIAGRDRGEDVAAQNVRTATTTATTPVVPPPPPVVATTTPSTAATDTVTVEPTPTAVIGSDCTEPGATGTTADGATAYCTKLQYTNRYLWSVHQDEIPNPVVTSSPTSAVAAPPTETESPVRVCMQETGHTRLRCAEEILRGNGG
- a CDS encoding TetR/AcrR family transcriptional regulator, which codes for METTRAGRPRLTERRRPGTTARDEILDAAAELFTSRGYASTSTRAIAEAVGIRQASLYHYFKTKDELLSALLHQTVTPTLTFLSGLEQGGDPRSAAGTLHALAAFDGAQLLTAQWNLGALYLLPELREARLATFWTERERLRQAYLDLSRVVLVATGIADDAADLPFRLVESLVNMWTPPPHPNPGTLAGHVADACLRVLGVTEDQLAALSASEPARAGHL